A genomic segment from Thermotoga neapolitana DSM 4359 encodes:
- a CDS encoding lipoate--protein ligase family protein, with amino-acid sequence MIEKEVFPGSLNMAIDSLMAKWAWLEKKSFFRLYGWENPTVSLGRFQKENNLKIPKGVDFVRRPSGGRAVLHHMEITYCLAVPRESSFGDLSVLEFHRLVHNVIKEALCEVGVPAELSDGRRGNTAFCFDASSKYEVVVDGMKIVGSAQFRTKGAIVEHGSIVLRQNRELLREIFGEDVPQVKGLLELYDVDVKLLEETLLRRFEKVFGSFVRTQLNDDMLKEAKDLSRFFELRRR; translated from the coding sequence GTGATCGAAAAGGAAGTTTTTCCCGGTTCTCTGAACATGGCCATAGACAGTTTGATGGCAAAGTGGGCCTGGCTTGAGAAAAAGTCGTTTTTCAGACTGTATGGCTGGGAAAATCCGACGGTCTCTCTGGGAAGGTTTCAGAAAGAAAACAACTTGAAGATACCAAAAGGTGTGGATTTTGTGAGGAGGCCATCTGGTGGTCGTGCAGTACTTCACCATATGGAAATCACCTACTGTCTTGCCGTTCCAAGAGAAAGTTCTTTTGGTGACCTATCCGTTCTTGAGTTTCACAGACTGGTTCACAACGTGATAAAGGAGGCTCTGTGTGAGGTGGGCGTTCCCGCCGAGCTTTCGGATGGAAGACGTGGAAACACCGCCTTCTGTTTCGATGCGTCTTCGAAGTACGAGGTTGTGGTCGATGGGATGAAGATCGTGGGAAGTGCCCAGTTCAGAACAAAGGGTGCCATCGTTGAACACGGCTCGATCGTTCTGAGACAAAACAGAGAACTTTTGAGAGAGATCTTTGGAGAGGACGTTCCCCAGGTGAAGGGTCTTCTGGAGCTCTACGACGTGGACGTGAAACTTCTGGAAGAAACACTGCTGAGAAGATTCGAGAAAGTGTTTGGTTCTTTCGTTCGAACACAGTTGAATGATGATATGCTGAAAGAAGCAAAAGATCTTTCCAGATTCTTCGAGTTGAGGAGGAGATAG
- a CDS encoding patatin-like phospholipase family protein — protein sequence MMRGIALAAGGVKGAAHLALLEKTGDVFDVVTGSSIGSIVGALYALYSDPRMVREITFSIMKRHLQDLKKTESEGTWRGMFQRSLFKADLLFSVLKEVFGKKKFSDCRKKLGVVVFDTENMESLLVTEGFLIDAVVASSSVPGYFEPIWLGGDPVLDGGVLSPTPVSQARELGADFVVASTFNRKKDGKFKNHFEMFFVMDRWKEIILEQEELSRADFVVVHNVSESWNEFEKYHEIYRKALEDLKGVKWPW from the coding sequence ATGATGAGGGGAATTGCCCTTGCTGCTGGAGGTGTCAAAGGGGCGGCTCATCTTGCGCTCCTTGAAAAAACAGGGGACGTCTTCGATGTGGTGACAGGGTCTTCCATCGGCTCGATCGTTGGAGCCCTGTACGCCCTGTACAGCGATCCTCGCATGGTCAGGGAGATCACCTTCTCCATCATGAAAAGGCACCTTCAAGATTTGAAAAAGACCGAAAGCGAAGGTACGTGGAGAGGAATGTTTCAACGGTCGCTTTTCAAAGCGGATCTTCTGTTCTCTGTCCTCAAAGAGGTGTTTGGCAAAAAGAAATTCTCCGATTGCAGGAAAAAACTAGGGGTTGTGGTCTTCGACACGGAGAATATGGAGTCTCTCCTGGTGACAGAGGGTTTCCTCATAGACGCCGTTGTTGCAAGCAGTTCCGTTCCGGGTTACTTTGAGCCAATCTGGCTGGGAGGAGATCCCGTCCTGGACGGAGGTGTACTTTCTCCAACTCCCGTGTCACAGGCCAGGGAACTGGGAGCAGACTTTGTCGTTGCGTCCACCTTTAACAGGAAAAAGGATGGAAAGTTCAAAAATCATTTTGAGATGTTTTTTGTGATGGACAGGTGGAAGGAGATCATACTGGAACAGGAGGAACTCTCCCGAGCAGATTTTGTGGTGGTGCACAACGTGAGCGAGTCGTGGAACGAGTTCGAAAAGTACCATGAAATCTACAGAAAAGCCCTTGAAGATTTGAAAGGAGTGAAATGGCCCTGGTGA
- a CDS encoding CBS domain-containing protein yields the protein MKVITTHRSPDFDAFASCVAAKKLFPEHLIVLPGNPARNLSEFLKIYSDRFEFLWEHEFDGEVSDLVIVDTSSLDRIPERIRERIRDAKITVFDHHVDEKSLDGVVDRVGATITLLVERLRKEGISIDATEATLFMIALYDDTGNLLFSSTTPRDLEVAKFLLESGAKLDEVALYTKEELTPQQMEILDRLLENAREYEVNGVPVTISMAEYEGFVGGLGLVVSKAWEMSGSETFIAIVKMGKKVYVVGRTSSPDVDLGSLMRSLGGGGHTRAASATIVGREPEEVLSEILNRLHDHVVPVLRARDIMSSPVKVVLADMTIKEVNRLMEQTGHNGFPVVEGNKLVGIVTKKAVDKAMNHNLGDRPVKSIMTPNLVVATPDTPVTKLRELMVENAIGRIPILENGILVGIVTRSDVLRAIFGKPFKKYVKPVFRENGQIFRNVTDLLIKHVKPRLLNLFRLLGKFGDEVNMPVYVVGGFVRDLLLGIENLDIDIVVEGNAMEFAEYAKKFLPAKLVKHEKFMTASLFLKGGLRIDIATARMEYYESPARLPDVEMSTIKKDLYRRDFTINAMAIKLNPGDFGLLVDFFGGYRDLKEGIIRVLHTLSFVDDPTRILRAIRFEQRFDFHIEETTERLLRQAVEEGYLEKTTGARIRQEIEKILEEKNPLKSIRRMAEFDVIKHLFPKTYYTPVMDRKMENLFRNIPWVEENFGEVNKFYAVLHVFLEFYDEESWEGVKKRYSLKKNLINEVKHVEKSAQALLEMLKEGVPTSFIYPLVKGVSNETICHFLAYLEGEEEEKFKAHLLKIRDTKLEKIDGNYLIEKGIKSGKIIGEVLEKILMKKLDGDTRDEEEILEEILASLETEG from the coding sequence ATGAAGGTCATCACCACGCACAGATCACCCGACTTCGACGCCTTTGCCTCATGTGTGGCGGCGAAGAAACTTTTTCCCGAACACCTCATCGTGTTGCCGGGAAATCCCGCAAGGAACCTTTCCGAGTTTCTGAAGATCTACTCAGATAGATTTGAATTTCTCTGGGAACACGAGTTCGATGGTGAGGTTTCGGATCTTGTCATCGTTGATACTTCCTCCCTCGATCGAATTCCAGAAAGGATCAGAGAGAGAATCCGGGATGCGAAGATAACGGTCTTCGATCATCACGTCGATGAAAAATCTCTCGACGGCGTGGTGGACAGAGTTGGTGCCACCATCACTCTTCTAGTCGAGCGCCTCAGAAAAGAGGGAATCTCCATAGATGCCACCGAGGCCACCCTTTTCATGATAGCTCTCTATGATGACACGGGAAACCTCCTTTTTTCCTCGACCACTCCTCGCGATCTTGAAGTTGCAAAGTTTTTGCTGGAAAGCGGAGCAAAACTTGATGAGGTGGCACTCTACACGAAAGAAGAACTCACACCTCAACAGATGGAGATACTGGACAGGTTGCTCGAAAACGCACGGGAGTATGAAGTGAACGGTGTTCCCGTGACCATCTCGATGGCCGAATACGAAGGTTTCGTTGGTGGACTGGGGCTGGTTGTGAGCAAGGCCTGGGAAATGAGCGGTAGCGAGACGTTCATTGCGATAGTGAAGATGGGGAAAAAGGTGTACGTTGTTGGAAGGACGTCCTCTCCGGACGTAGACCTTGGTTCGTTGATGAGAAGCCTTGGGGGAGGAGGTCATACAAGGGCCGCGTCGGCGACGATCGTAGGAAGAGAACCAGAAGAGGTCCTCAGTGAAATTTTGAACAGATTGCACGATCATGTAGTGCCCGTTCTCAGAGCGAGGGACATCATGTCATCTCCTGTGAAGGTTGTCCTTGCGGACATGACAATCAAAGAAGTGAACAGATTGATGGAGCAGACAGGTCACAACGGTTTTCCCGTTGTGGAAGGAAACAAACTGGTGGGAATCGTGACGAAAAAAGCGGTTGACAAGGCGATGAACCACAACCTGGGAGACAGACCCGTGAAATCCATCATGACGCCGAACCTCGTGGTGGCAACACCCGACACCCCTGTGACGAAATTGAGAGAACTCATGGTGGAGAACGCCATAGGCAGAATACCAATACTGGAAAATGGGATCCTCGTTGGTATCGTGACCAGAAGTGATGTGTTGAGAGCAATATTCGGAAAACCCTTCAAGAAGTACGTGAAACCCGTCTTCAGGGAAAACGGTCAGATCTTCAGAAACGTAACAGATCTTCTGATTAAACATGTAAAGCCACGGCTGCTCAATCTCTTCAGGCTCCTGGGAAAGTTCGGGGACGAGGTGAACATGCCGGTTTACGTCGTAGGAGGATTTGTGAGGGATCTGCTCCTTGGGATAGAGAACCTGGACATAGACATCGTGGTGGAAGGAAACGCCATGGAATTTGCAGAGTACGCAAAAAAGTTTTTGCCTGCAAAACTGGTGAAACACGAAAAATTCATGACCGCCTCCCTCTTTTTGAAAGGAGGCCTGAGAATAGACATCGCCACCGCCAGAATGGAGTACTACGAATCTCCCGCCAGACTGCCGGACGTTGAGATGAGCACGATAAAAAAAGATCTCTACAGGCGTGATTTTACGATAAACGCTATGGCCATAAAACTCAATCCCGGTGACTTCGGTTTGCTCGTGGACTTCTTCGGCGGATACAGGGATCTGAAAGAAGGCATCATAAGAGTTCTGCACACCCTCAGTTTTGTGGATGATCCCACGAGGATCCTCCGTGCCATCAGGTTCGAACAGAGATTCGATTTTCACATAGAGGAGACAACGGAAAGGTTGTTAAGACAGGCGGTCGAAGAAGGATACCTCGAAAAGACAACGGGTGCCCGCATAAGACAGGAGATAGAGAAGATACTAGAGGAGAAAAATCCGTTGAAATCCATCAGAAGAATGGCTGAATTTGACGTAATAAAGCACCTTTTTCCGAAAACCTACTACACACCCGTCATGGACAGGAAGATGGAAAACCTCTTCAGGAACATACCCTGGGTGGAAGAAAACTTCGGTGAAGTCAACAAATTCTATGCGGTTCTTCATGTTTTTCTTGAGTTCTACGATGAGGAAAGTTGGGAGGGTGTGAAAAAGAGGTACTCTCTCAAGAAAAACCTGATAAACGAAGTGAAACATGTGGAAAAGAGCGCTCAAGCCCTTTTGGAAATGCTCAAAGAGGGTGTACCGACGTCTTTTATATATCCTCTTGTGAAAGGCGTCAGCAACGAGACGATATGCCATTTTCTGGCTTATCTTGAGGGTGAGGAAGAAGAGAAATTCAAGGCCCACCTGCTCAAGATCAGAGACACAAAACTCGAGAAGATAGATGGGAACTATCTCATCGAAAAGGGTATCAAATCCGGTAAAATAATTGGAGAGGTGCTTGAGAAAATTCTCATGAAAAAACTCGATGGTGACACAAGAGACGAGGAAGAGATACTGGAAGAAATCCTCGCATCACTGGAAACGGAGGGATAG
- a CDS encoding ABC transporter permease: MVLKIALRNFTKNLKTSLVVVLGLAISLSLVIGSLTLSDSISAWKRERIEENFGVADAVAEPKSPSFLFFNFLTTKIEDQEIELLREQVKGVLPVSEGSARLDGLDVLVIGVKPDELGRFVGKDIQLNPGEAIVGKSVADALNIKEGDRITLIFSAGSKEFIVKEIGEKGFLNFKGEMASLPGTVFIHLKDFPDNNYPTRCYLHYGLPPEEHEKISLETSLRVRNIKYSFLKSPVNRSLAYVTLAFSGMSIFVGFLVFYMFCEDVMRDRNFTLVTLRKIGIQKKKEWGILLLEGLLYSSLAAFFGLIFGVFVGKFLLNRFQTVIEAVSTTFLHIDRVKFHISLETVLLGLGLGVVFPMILFALKAREITRKPPVYHELEDRLDVSTKKFALMIIISLLFLPFSDLRIFSLILLSLSFSLKFKNAFLMMIMGALNLATGVLVNVNSQSERLFLLSSMSKGASIFAGVSLLVFSLVLLAKSVLDHMVSEGTLPFLIGVSYVQRFPKKGMVISLTFALLIFTSTVFNILSASADRFVEDKVRNGLFGYNFLVLENPFRSFLSRSSIPVHEKLEFPSRAYLYTLKAEGTDRFIAYVDESFLEHSTLKVTDVEDLKAPGAALVGYETDSETIMGTLKSILPFGGREDVSFKVVGRYNKNDYLVPIDVITLKENRAENVKGFEVLLGKTDEENASEIKQFYLSRFLYPFFLDEELGKLYSGIDGLVSVIKFIFLFGFLSATSGLVLFVLKSYFSRLRILGTLRAVGLKSTQLILAFLVEHFSFLGGGIIIGITSGIIMGLSIAKTMAENLGTFVAFLPIKSIVLSILFVVVLAAIAMVVPSYMISRVSPLEAMREGE, encoded by the coding sequence GTGGTTCTCAAGATCGCCCTGAGAAACTTCACAAAAAATCTGAAGACCTCACTTGTCGTTGTTCTGGGATTGGCCATCAGTCTTTCACTGGTGATTGGATCGCTCACTCTTTCTGACTCCATAAGTGCATGGAAACGTGAAAGAATAGAGGAAAATTTCGGAGTAGCAGATGCTGTTGCAGAACCGAAAAGTCCTTCATTTCTCTTCTTCAACTTTTTGACAACCAAAATTGAAGATCAGGAGATAGAACTTCTGAGAGAACAGGTGAAAGGAGTCCTTCCCGTCTCAGAGGGATCCGCCAGGCTGGATGGACTGGACGTCCTTGTGATCGGGGTGAAACCCGATGAACTTGGCCGTTTTGTGGGAAAGGACATACAGCTGAACCCCGGTGAGGCGATAGTTGGTAAATCAGTGGCAGATGCTCTGAACATAAAAGAAGGAGACAGAATCACCCTCATCTTCTCCGCAGGTAGCAAAGAATTCATCGTAAAAGAAATAGGAGAGAAGGGTTTTTTGAATTTCAAAGGAGAGATGGCAAGTCTTCCAGGGACCGTTTTTATCCACTTGAAAGATTTCCCGGACAATAATTATCCCACCAGATGCTATCTTCACTACGGACTTCCTCCAGAGGAGCACGAAAAGATATCCCTTGAAACCAGTCTGAGGGTGAGAAACATAAAGTACAGCTTTCTGAAATCGCCCGTCAACAGATCCCTCGCCTACGTGACGCTTGCGTTTTCTGGAATGTCCATATTCGTCGGTTTTCTGGTTTTTTACATGTTCTGTGAGGATGTGATGAGGGACAGAAACTTCACCCTTGTTACGCTGAGGAAGATAGGTATTCAAAAGAAGAAAGAGTGGGGTATATTGCTTCTGGAGGGTCTCCTGTACTCGTCCCTGGCGGCTTTCTTTGGTCTGATCTTCGGAGTCTTCGTGGGAAAGTTCCTTTTGAATCGGTTTCAGACGGTGATCGAGGCGGTGTCCACCACGTTTCTTCACATCGACAGGGTGAAGTTCCACATTTCTTTAGAGACGGTACTGCTCGGTCTTGGACTGGGCGTGGTCTTTCCAATGATCCTTTTTGCCCTCAAAGCAAGAGAGATCACCAGAAAGCCTCCCGTCTACCACGAACTTGAGGATCGGCTGGACGTATCCACAAAGAAATTTGCCCTGATGATAATCATCAGTCTGCTATTTCTTCCCTTTTCGGATCTTCGTATTTTCTCTTTGATACTTCTTTCCCTTTCATTCTCTCTGAAATTCAAAAACGCTTTTCTGATGATGATAATGGGCGCTCTGAACCTTGCCACCGGTGTTCTGGTGAACGTAAATTCCCAGTCGGAAAGGCTCTTTCTTCTTTCTTCGATGAGTAAGGGAGCCTCCATTTTCGCTGGAGTTTCACTTCTGGTATTTTCACTGGTTCTTCTTGCAAAAAGCGTTCTGGATCACATGGTATCGGAAGGCACCCTTCCTTTTCTAATCGGTGTGTCCTACGTTCAGCGATTTCCAAAAAAGGGCATGGTGATCTCTCTGACCTTTGCCCTTCTGATATTCACCTCGACCGTGTTCAACATCCTTTCTGCCAGCGCGGACAGATTCGTCGAGGATAAAGTGCGAAACGGTCTTTTTGGGTACAATTTCCTCGTTCTGGAAAACCCGTTCAGATCTTTTCTTTCCAGGTCCTCCATACCTGTTCATGAGAAACTCGAATTTCCCTCTCGAGCGTATCTCTACACTCTAAAAGCAGAAGGAACAGACAGGTTCATAGCCTACGTCGATGAGTCTTTTCTGGAACATTCGACCCTGAAGGTGACGGACGTGGAGGATCTCAAAGCGCCCGGTGCTGCGCTGGTTGGTTATGAAACAGATTCTGAAACCATCATGGGAACCCTGAAATCCATTCTTCCCTTTGGGGGAAGGGAGGATGTGAGTTTCAAAGTGGTTGGTAGATACAATAAAAACGATTATCTGGTTCCCATCGATGTGATCACACTAAAGGAAAACAGAGCAGAAAATGTGAAAGGCTTCGAGGTTTTACTGGGAAAGACCGATGAAGAAAACGCCAGCGAAATAAAGCAGTTCTACCTTTCCAGATTCCTCTATCCGTTCTTCCTGGACGAGGAACTCGGGAAACTGTACAGTGGAATAGATGGGCTCGTCAGCGTGATAAAGTTCATCTTTCTTTTCGGATTTCTGTCGGCCACGTCCGGTCTTGTTCTCTTCGTTTTGAAATCGTACTTTTCCAGGTTGAGAATTCTGGGAACACTCCGGGCGGTCGGATTGAAATCGACACAGTTGATCCTTGCCTTCCTTGTGGAACACTTCTCCTTCCTCGGCGGAGGAATAATCATAGGAATCACCTCTGGCATCATTATGGGACTTTCCATAGCGAAAACGATGGCGGAAAATCTGGGCACCTTCGTGGCCTTTCTGCCGATAAAGTCCATCGTTCTTTCCATACTGTTCGTCGTTGTGCTCGCGGCGATCGCCATGGTCGTTCCGAGCTACATGATATCCAGGGTGTCACCACTTGAAGCCATGAGGGAAGGAGAGTGA
- a CDS encoding S-layer homology domain-containing protein, whose product MLKRIFFAGLLIIALSLIGQNIKDVEPDSPFFEAVKYVVDSKLMELDENGNFRGALLVTRYDIAQYIYRLVMRFELEKIREKISLLDELDIIKAATIALDERTTKLEEDHKSLNSRIEDVISKLTSAASDISELGTKVSSLEDAYRNLSLAFASFKQETGGFDTEILRRIDTVEKKLQELEKITGEHSSRLEVVESNLKNAEDRLSNLEETVTKLGTETQNLLAWKKDAGGDILLLKGKVESLTERLNETTENVKSLSSDLVKLREELLQDISNVSGKASSLETKLTDLENKISQVSGKILDLEGKITEVEKDLETLSSRTSNLERAQIDYQSAESNLEREVKDLKRQVAALSDRLQSVSSDVKALAQKLAEKEEVQKIPVDTNLLLMIGVGALAIVLGILLLSR is encoded by the coding sequence ATGTTGAAAAGGATCTTTTTTGCAGGGTTGTTGATCATCGCCCTTTCCTTAATTGGACAGAACATAAAGGATGTGGAACCAGACTCACCGTTTTTTGAAGCCGTGAAATACGTTGTGGATTCAAAACTCATGGAACTCGATGAAAACGGGAACTTTCGGGGGGCTCTTCTGGTCACAAGGTACGATATAGCACAGTACATATACAGACTCGTGATGAGGTTTGAACTGGAAAAGATCAGAGAAAAGATCTCCCTTCTAGACGAACTCGACATCATCAAGGCGGCGACCATCGCGCTGGACGAAAGAACAACGAAACTGGAAGAAGATCATAAATCGCTGAACTCCAGAATTGAAGATGTGATATCGAAGTTAACATCTGCGGCAAGTGACATTTCTGAACTTGGAACAAAGGTCAGTTCCCTCGAAGATGCCTACAGGAACCTTTCTCTTGCTTTTGCCAGTTTCAAGCAGGAAACGGGAGGATTCGACACGGAGATATTGAGGAGGATAGACACCGTCGAAAAGAAGTTGCAGGAACTGGAGAAAATCACCGGTGAACATTCTTCCAGACTGGAAGTTGTGGAAAGCAATCTGAAAAACGCAGAGGACAGACTCTCGAATCTGGAAGAGACGGTCACAAAACTCGGGACTGAAACGCAGAATCTTCTTGCTTGGAAGAAGGACGCAGGTGGTGACATTCTTCTTCTGAAAGGAAAGGTAGAAAGCCTGACGGAGCGCCTTAACGAGACTACAGAGAATGTGAAATCACTTTCCTCTGATCTTGTGAAACTGAGAGAGGAACTTCTTCAAGACATCTCAAATGTTTCTGGCAAAGCATCCAGTCTGGAAACAAAATTGACCGATCTTGAAAACAAGATCTCTCAAGTTTCTGGGAAAATACTCGATCTTGAAGGCAAAATAACAGAGGTTGAAAAAGATCTGGAAACGCTGTCTTCTCGCACCTCAAACCTGGAAAGGGCACAGATAGACTACCAGTCGGCGGAATCCAATCTGGAAAGAGAAGTGAAGGATCTCAAACGGCAGGTTGCCGCTCTTTCGGACAGATTGCAGAGTGTTTCGTCTGATGTGAAGGCGCTGGCTCAGAAACTCGCAGAAAAGGAGGAAGTCCAGAAAATTCCTGTCGACACAAACTTGCTGCTGATGATCGGTGTGGGAGCACTTGCGATCGTGCTGGGAATTTTACTGCTGTCAAGGTGA
- a CDS encoding MarR family winged helix-turn-helix transcriptional regulator, with protein MKQPFERVLREICFMVKVEGRKVLRDFGITPAQFDILQKIYFEGPKRPGELSLLLGVAKSTISGLVKRLETDGYLTRRPDAADGRAYLLAITRKGESVIEKVIERRESFIEKITSELGQEKAENILKILKELKDIMEKNFSKQ; from the coding sequence ATGAAACAACCGTTCGAGAGAGTGCTGAGGGAGATCTGTTTTATGGTGAAGGTGGAAGGAAGAAAGGTGCTGAGGGATTTTGGAATCACCCCTGCACAGTTTGACATCTTACAGAAGATATACTTCGAAGGCCCGAAAAGGCCGGGAGAACTCAGCCTCCTTCTGGGAGTTGCAAAAAGCACCATAAGCGGTCTTGTCAAAAGACTGGAAACGGATGGCTATCTCACGAGAAGACCGGATGCTGCGGATGGAAGGGCTTACCTTCTTGCCATAACCAGAAAAGGAGAAAGTGTCATAGAAAAGGTCATAGAAAGAAGAGAAAGCTTCATAGAAAAGATCACGAGTGAACTCGGCCAGGAAAAAGCTGAAAACATTCTGAAGATTCTCAAAGAACTGAAAGACATCATGGAAAAGAATTTTTCCAAACAGTAA
- the rsmG gene encoding 16S rRNA (guanine(527)-N(7))-methyltransferase RsmG has translation MDFLRDVLQEYGVRFEESQIEKTFRYLNELLNSPHNLTALRSLDSAVHKNVAEILIPLKHENLRGSLLDVGSGNGVPGLILAIFFPELKVTLLDSKEKAVQFLEHVVRKLNLENAAVVKERAENFSREHREEYDYATARAVARLNTLVEICAPAVRIGGKLLFYKGPSFEEELKEARKALDELKVELEEVRRYTLKTGEQRCLLVLRKTDRSPEKYPRRVGIPFKRPLL, from the coding sequence ATGGACTTTCTGAGAGATGTACTTCAGGAGTACGGCGTTCGCTTTGAAGAATCACAAATAGAAAAAACCTTTCGTTACCTCAACGAACTCCTGAATTCACCACACAACCTCACTGCCCTCAGGTCATTAGACTCCGCTGTTCACAAAAACGTTGCAGAGATACTCATTCCTTTGAAGCATGAAAACCTGAGGGGATCACTCCTCGATGTAGGATCGGGTAACGGTGTCCCAGGGCTTATTTTAGCGATATTTTTCCCGGAACTCAAGGTGACACTTCTGGATTCCAAGGAAAAGGCTGTGCAATTTCTGGAACATGTTGTCAGGAAACTCAATCTCGAAAACGCTGCAGTGGTAAAAGAAAGAGCCGAAAACTTCTCAAGAGAGCACCGGGAAGAATACGACTACGCAACGGCAAGAGCGGTAGCACGCTTGAACACTCTCGTGGAAATATGCGCACCGGCCGTCAGGATAGGGGGGAAACTGCTCTTTTACAAAGGGCCTTCTTTTGAAGAGGAACTGAAGGAAGCAAGAAAAGCCCTCGATGAACTGAAGGTCGAACTGGAGGAGGTGAGAAGGTACACCCTGAAAACGGGTGAACAGAGGTGTCTTCTAGTACTCAGAAAGACGGATCGATCACCTGAGAAGTACCCGAGGAGGGTGGGGATACCATTCAAGAGGCCCTTGTTGTGA
- a CDS encoding patatin-like phospholipase family protein — MALVISFGGENGAYLGSIGVLKALKEMGKDDVMVRCCGLSAVPCGLFFLTRSPNRTYSILVREWRNLEKLLNPFFSRGIDRFSMFDALRILMRVGDSLNGVRNHERLYRYVDRLFPAQKIPAGLEIWVFDLLEGKEVVFGEGNDLREAVKASLSFPILYRPYRDRYVPLSWVTGVPEGDVIVSFELKEEAQSPRNALDYLFLSTIARTKKIEKTRMERAKQVLRVECSSHSPAFTARRAYERALELFGG, encoded by the coding sequence ATGGCCCTGGTGATCTCTTTCGGTGGAGAGAACGGAGCGTACCTTGGAAGCATCGGTGTGTTGAAGGCCCTGAAAGAGATGGGAAAAGACGACGTGATGGTGAGATGCTGTGGTTTATCCGCAGTTCCATGTGGGCTGTTTTTTCTCACTCGCTCTCCCAACAGGACATACTCCATTCTGGTGAGGGAGTGGAGGAATCTGGAAAAGCTTCTGAACCCGTTCTTCTCAAGGGGAATCGACAGGTTCTCCATGTTCGATGCCCTCAGGATTCTGATGAGGGTGGGAGACAGCCTGAACGGGGTACGAAACCACGAACGCCTCTACAGGTACGTGGACAGACTCTTTCCTGCACAGAAGATTCCGGCTGGTCTTGAAATCTGGGTTTTCGATCTTCTGGAGGGGAAAGAAGTAGTATTTGGGGAAGGAAACGACCTGAGAGAGGCGGTGAAGGCATCTCTTTCTTTTCCCATTCTCTATAGACCATACAGGGACAGGTACGTTCCACTCTCATGGGTCACCGGTGTGCCGGAGGGAGACGTGATCGTGTCTTTTGAACTGAAAGAAGAAGCACAGTCTCCCCGGAACGCCCTTGATTATCTCTTTCTTTCAACGATTGCACGAACAAAGAAGATCGAAAAGACAAGGATGGAAAGGGCAAAACAGGTTCTGAGAGTGGAGTGTTCTTCTCACTCACCTGCGTTCACCGCACGGCGAGCCTACGAGAGAGCCCTGGAACTCTTTGGGGGGTGA
- the rsmI gene encoding 16S rRNA (cytidine(1402)-2'-O)-methyltransferase, whose amino-acid sequence MGKLIVVGTPIGNLEDITIRALKTLRSVDLILAEDTRRTMVLLNKYRIKKPLLSFTEKNSKRRIKEVLPLLKEGKIVALVSDAGMPVISDPGYNLIEECWKNGIEVDVVPGPSALTSAVAVSGFPGSKFIFEGFLPRGKNRRRLLRALKEEKRPIVFFESPERLISTLKDILEILGDREVFIAREMTKMHQEFFRGKVSEALEHFGKKEILGEITVILSGKR is encoded by the coding sequence TTGGGAAAACTCATCGTTGTGGGAACACCCATAGGGAATCTGGAGGACATCACCATCAGGGCTTTGAAAACACTCAGGAGTGTGGATCTGATACTCGCAGAAGATACCAGAAGAACAATGGTTCTTTTGAACAAGTATCGAATAAAAAAACCCCTTCTTTCCTTCACAGAGAAGAACTCGAAAAGAAGGATAAAAGAAGTCCTTCCACTTCTGAAAGAAGGAAAGATCGTGGCACTTGTGAGTGATGCAGGTATGCCGGTGATCTCGGATCCCGGGTACAATCTCATAGAGGAGTGCTGGAAAAACGGGATAGAAGTGGACGTGGTGCCGGGTCCCAGTGCGCTGACCAGTGCCGTTGCCGTGAGTGGTTTTCCCGGATCCAAATTCATCTTTGAGGGTTTTCTTCCACGCGGGAAGAACCGAAGGAGACTTCTCAGAGCGCTGAAGGAGGAGAAAAGACCCATCGTCTTTTTTGAATCTCCAGAAAGACTCATCTCTACCCTGAAGGATATTCTGGAGATACTGGGAGACAGAGAAGTATTCATCGCCAGGGAAATGACCAAGATGCACCAGGAGTTTTTCAGGGGGAAAGTGAGCGAGGCACTCGAGCACTTTGGAAAGAAGGAAATCCTCGGGGAGATCACGGTGATACTCTCTGGAAAGAGGTGA